AGAACCAAGCATTTATGACCTATCTTCAATCAGGCCTATCCGCATTAGGACGATCATTCGCCATCGATATGACTCAATTCTGGATCCAGGGCGTCAAAGTCATCCTCAGCCTTTTGATTCTCACGATCTTGACCGCCCTGGCAGGCGGCACACTCATGACGTTCATAGGACTCCAATCACTCTTCACCGAACCATTAGAGATTGCAATGCGGCAAGTCATCGTGAATACGCTGCTTCTCTTGGCCATCGTCGAAGTCCTGAAAACGACACTCACCTACTTTTCTGAAGGTCGGGTGAAAGTCACGTTTATCGTTGACACGATTCTCGTCGTCATGCTGACGGAAGTCATTTCACAATGGTTCAAAGAAGCGCATATGATCCAGTGGGGCATCCTCGGCGGGATCATTGCTACACTCGCACTCACTCGCGTGATAGCGGTCCAATGGTCACCCACAAAAATCGATGACCGTCCTGACTCATCCATCACGACCTAATCGGGCCAGAAATCTTCTCCCCCAGCCCTCCATTCATTTTCTGCATGCGGCATCATTCCTTCCCTTCCCTCCTCACGTTTCTTCAAGCCCACGTCTCTCCCGTCAGGGGGTGCGTTATGGTATGCTGCCCCCATCATGCGATGCATTTTGTTCAGACATGGGATCGCTGTTGACCGTGAAGAATGGCGTGGACATGAATGTGATCGTCCATTGACGAATGGCGGATACAAAAAAACGTGTCAAGCGGTAGAGGGCCTCGCGGTGGTATCGCCAGGCATCACGCACATACTCTCCAGCCCTTTCGTTAGGGCTCTAGAAACCGCTCAAATTATCAAGGACGTGTTAGGGTTGAAAGAAAAAGTCCAAACCTGCCAGGCACTCGTGTATGATCACGCGCCACTCCAAATGTTTCCGATCCTGACCAAATTTCCGGATGAGTCTTACCTTATCTGTGTGGGGCATGAACCGCATTTAGGGCAACTCGCGGGGTTGATGATCGCAGGAAAATGCCTTCCAGGCCTATCCCTCAAGAAGGCTGGAGCCTGTGCCATTCAATTTCAAGTAAGGCCAATAATTGGGGCAGGCCTATTGGAGTGGTGGCTGAAACCTGGTCAACTACGGCGATTAAGCCGATCATAAACCATCAGCAAACTGGGACAATGAAGGCCATCGACTGTTATCGTCGATCCATCTTCAACGTACCTGAGACTTGAACCCCGTCCTCAAGAGTAAACTTGGGCGTTGATATGGCTCCTTCCACGATCGCGGGGGCCAATAAATCAACCTGCCGGCAAGCCATGATATCTCCCCGAATCGGCCCTTGCGTAATGAGATGGTCTGCCCGAATATCCGCCACAATCACGGCGTCTTTTCCGATATGAA
The genomic region above belongs to Nitrospirales bacterium and contains:
- a CDS encoding histidine phosphatase family protein, which codes for MRCILFRHGIAVDREEWRGHECDRPLTNGGYKKTCQAVEGLAVVSPGITHILSSPFVRALETAQIIKDVLGLKEKVQTCQALVYDHAPLQMFPILTKFPDESYLICVGHEPHLGQLAGLMIAGKCLPGLSLKKAGACAIQFQVRPIIGAGLLEWWLKPGQLRRLSRS
- a CDS encoding phosphate-starvation-inducible PsiE family protein; the protein is MTYLQSGLSALGRSFAIDMTQFWIQGVKVILSLLILTILTALAGGTLMTFIGLQSLFTEPLEIAMRQVIVNTLLLLAIVEVLKTTLTYFSEGRVKVTFIVDTILVVMLTEVISQWFKEAHMIQWGILGGIIATLALTRVIAVQWSPTKIDDRPDSSITT
- a CDS encoding polymer-forming cytoskeletal protein → MRKEIVNSGSSNQKILGRDQSFELYISKGSHVQGIFHVRGMARVDGYVEGEIHTDQTLHIGKDAVIVADIRADHLITQGPIRGDIMACRQVDLLAPAIVEGAISTPKFTLEDGVQVSGTLKMDRR